From one Musa acuminata AAA Group cultivar baxijiao chromosome BXJ2-6, Cavendish_Baxijiao_AAA, whole genome shotgun sequence genomic stretch:
- the LOC135614993 gene encoding uncharacterized protein At3g49140-like isoform X2: MLTAMDSALAIGLRPRGGACPSPLPPRSLLSLVVGACRRCSWRGKRRLFGRGFRDLERSRTNMDGCFGSCPSHPLSARVRAAQGDADSPTSNSRRRYHPSEEIEELVPPVDGEERRLTDAETARTIVEVNSKATVIFTGFIDEEVDENIIWPYVPYLTDEYGDIYFEVNNEKEILQTLISDDKLVQVIIGLDNIEMLSEMEVLGPSDLDIEVEEISSDVGDVNDGYEEDAVAIIEDELDELLSSDNVSDWTNLETMQSCHPMYFAKKMEESVSNVDLDWMDQPPASIVIQGQLRPAFAEESINIKKLPYSGELDKDQSLHNGASFYKLEMINIQIVSSYGNQFEVKIQDFREARPDVLAHSATNIISHLKSGGEKVSQALKMLCMRQKGIHVEFRRLLSLVLTVLVST; the protein is encoded by the exons ATGCTGACGGCGATGGACTCTGCCCTAGCGATCGGTTTGCGGCCCCGCGGCGGCGCGTGTCCCTCGCCTCTCCCGCCGCGGTCTCTGCTGTCGCTCGTGGTGGGGGCCTGTCGCCGGTGTTCTTGGCGGGGCAAGCGGAGGCTCTTCGGTCGAGGGTTTCGGGATCTTGAGCGCTCCCG GACCAACATGGATGGCTGCTTTGGATCGTGCCCGAGTCATCCTCTTTCTGCTAGGGTTCGTGCCGCGCAAGGGGATGCGGATTCGCCGACGAGCAACTCCAGACGGCGGTACCACCCTTCCGAGGAAATCGAAGAGCTGGTTCCTCCCGTTGACGGCGAAGAGAGGCGCCTCACGGATGCCGAAACTGCAAGAACCATAGTTGAG GTGAATAGCAAAGCAACTGTCATTTTCACGGGATTTATTGATGAAGAAGTCGATGAAAATATTATTTGGCCTTATGTACCATATTTAACTGATGAATATGGAG ATATCTATTTTGAGGTGAATAATGAGAAAGAAATTCTGCAAACTCTGATTTCGGACGATAAATTAGTG CaagttataattgggttggacAATATAGAAATGCTATCAGAGATGGAAGTGCTAGGGCCCAGTGATCTTGATATTGAAGTAGAAGAAATCTCAAGTGATGTAGGTGATGTTAATGATGGATATGAAGAG GATGCAGTGGCCATCATCGAAGATGAATTAGATGAACTTCTCTCTTCTGATAATGTAAGTGATTGGACAAATTTGGAAACAATGCAGTCTTGTCATCCAATGTATTTTGCTAAGAAAATGGAAGAG TCTGTATCGAATGTTGATTTGGACTGGATGGATCAACCTCCTGCTAGCATTGTCATCCAAGGTCAACTGAGACCTGCCTTCGCTGAAGAGAGCATAAATATCAAGAAGCTTCCATATAGTG GAGAATTAGATAAGGATCAAAGTCTACATAACGGAGCTTCATTCTACAAATTGGAGATGATTAATATTCAGATAGTTTCTTCGTATGGGAATCAG TTTGAAGTTAAGATTCAAGATTTTCGAGAAGCTCGACCAGATGTTCTTGCACATTCTGCTACCAATATCATATCTCATCTTAAATCTGGTGGGGAAAAGGTCTCACAAGCCCTTAAAATGCTGTGTATGAGGCAAAAGGGTATTCATGTAGAG TTCAGGAGGCTGTTGTCATTGGTGTTGACAGTCTTGGTTTCGACTTGA
- the LOC135614993 gene encoding uncharacterized protein At3g49140-like isoform X1, which yields MLTAMDSALAIGLRPRGGACPSPLPPRSLLSLVVGACRRCSWRGKRRLFGRGFRDLERSRTNMDGCFGSCPSHPLSARVRAAQGDADSPTSNSRRRYHPSEEIEELVPPVDGEERRLTDAETARTIVEVNSKATVIFTGFIDEEVDENIIWPYVPYLTDEYGDIYFEVNNEKEILQTLISDDKLVQVIIGLDNIEMLSEMEVLGPSDLDIEVEEISSDVGDVNDGYEEDAVAIIEDELDELLSSDNVSDWTNLETMQSCHPMYFAKKMEESVSNVDLDWMDQPPASIVIQGQLRPAFAEESINIKKLPYSGELDKDQSLHNGASFYKLEMINIQIVSSYGNQFEVKIQDFREARPDVLAHSATNIISHLKSGGEKVSQALKMLCMRQKGIHVEEAVVIGVDSLGFDLRVCSGRQVQTLRFSFATQATSEFSAERQLNDLLFPLLKQKQQRWQQAHQGIDS from the exons ATGCTGACGGCGATGGACTCTGCCCTAGCGATCGGTTTGCGGCCCCGCGGCGGCGCGTGTCCCTCGCCTCTCCCGCCGCGGTCTCTGCTGTCGCTCGTGGTGGGGGCCTGTCGCCGGTGTTCTTGGCGGGGCAAGCGGAGGCTCTTCGGTCGAGGGTTTCGGGATCTTGAGCGCTCCCG GACCAACATGGATGGCTGCTTTGGATCGTGCCCGAGTCATCCTCTTTCTGCTAGGGTTCGTGCCGCGCAAGGGGATGCGGATTCGCCGACGAGCAACTCCAGACGGCGGTACCACCCTTCCGAGGAAATCGAAGAGCTGGTTCCTCCCGTTGACGGCGAAGAGAGGCGCCTCACGGATGCCGAAACTGCAAGAACCATAGTTGAG GTGAATAGCAAAGCAACTGTCATTTTCACGGGATTTATTGATGAAGAAGTCGATGAAAATATTATTTGGCCTTATGTACCATATTTAACTGATGAATATGGAG ATATCTATTTTGAGGTGAATAATGAGAAAGAAATTCTGCAAACTCTGATTTCGGACGATAAATTAGTG CaagttataattgggttggacAATATAGAAATGCTATCAGAGATGGAAGTGCTAGGGCCCAGTGATCTTGATATTGAAGTAGAAGAAATCTCAAGTGATGTAGGTGATGTTAATGATGGATATGAAGAG GATGCAGTGGCCATCATCGAAGATGAATTAGATGAACTTCTCTCTTCTGATAATGTAAGTGATTGGACAAATTTGGAAACAATGCAGTCTTGTCATCCAATGTATTTTGCTAAGAAAATGGAAGAG TCTGTATCGAATGTTGATTTGGACTGGATGGATCAACCTCCTGCTAGCATTGTCATCCAAGGTCAACTGAGACCTGCCTTCGCTGAAGAGAGCATAAATATCAAGAAGCTTCCATATAGTG GAGAATTAGATAAGGATCAAAGTCTACATAACGGAGCTTCATTCTACAAATTGGAGATGATTAATATTCAGATAGTTTCTTCGTATGGGAATCAG TTTGAAGTTAAGATTCAAGATTTTCGAGAAGCTCGACCAGATGTTCTTGCACATTCTGCTACCAATATCATATCTCATCTTAAATCTGGTGGGGAAAAGGTCTCACAAGCCCTTAAAATGCTGTGTATGAGGCAAAAGGGTATTCATGTAGAG GAGGCTGTTGTCATTGGTGTTGACAGTCTTGGTTTCGACTTGAGAGTTTGTTCAGGAAGGCAAGTCCAAactctaagattttcttttgctaCACAA